In one window of Nicotiana tabacum cultivar K326 chromosome 12, ASM71507v2, whole genome shotgun sequence DNA:
- the LOC142167092 gene encoding uncharacterized protein LOC142167092 produces the protein MIFRHVFSNWYSLLVNGNRQGFFKSERGLREGDHIPPSLFVLCVEFLSRKLHDVSIHREFTGFYMNKKGPIINHLAYVDDVILFSIGCKKSLDMLMKALSVYEKVSDSFGEVQMRREHFTGLPGIVYASHTVREELISENYKIHRSHPLIKKWYSGLSNSWNAMCNIKSKVDMHILWKVGKRDIAFWFDNWTNLGPLCNFLPEGSKPVNIKLSEVLVNDQWWWGGWDSLMPEYIMETIDSMKLKLRPAEPCVSVWTVDEKGTFSVASAVHLFRRKKQNSRIDSKTWQKQVPFKMSFIVWRALRDKIPSGARILRMEFSIYSSCCCCRIPDLETIDHLFCSGAYAQEVWRIICGPRGGEYSIPYVQNQAEMEQHLSIIPYNCLFQEDYHNQAEQSPRTVVKLNSDGSCRNGYCGGGVVVRDSMGCLIYAYILNLGPGTSNWAEAMFLLFGIKWCIKSGFNNILAESNSKLLVDWVNGSNCTPWRVAYQVNELRRLRGHKFLNLNHCFRESNQVADKLASLSHDSLQTQVFLSFVDLPTQVRGIMNMDRWKLPTIRIADKRIAEIPFEPP, from the exons ATGATCTTTAGGCATGTCTTTAGTAATTGGTATTCTCTACTTGTCAATGGTAATAGACAAGGATTCTTCAAGTCTGAAAGAGGACTTAGGGAAGGAGACCACATTCCCCCTTCCCTTTTTGTCCTATGTGTTGAATTTCTTTCCAGAAAATTACATGATGTATCTATTCATAGAGAATTCACTGGATTCTACATGAATAAGAAGGGTCCTATAATTAATCACCTTgcatatgttgatgatgttattCTCTTTTCTATTGGGTGCAAGAAATCCTTGGATATGCTTATGAAGGCACTATCAGTATACGAGAAAGTTTCGG ACTCTTTTGGGGAGGTTCAGATGAGAAGAGAACATTTCACTGGGCTTCCTGGGATAGTTTATGCTTCCCATACAGTGAGGGAAGAGTTAATTTCAGAAAATTACAAGATACAT AGATCACATCCTCTGATCAAAAAATGGTATTCTGGGCTGTCCAATTCCTGGAATGCTATGTGTAATATTAAAAGTAAGGTGGATATGCACATATTATGGAAGGTTGGGAAAAGGGACATTGCCTTTTGGTTTGATAACTGGACCAATCTTGGTCCACTATGCAATTTTCTACCAGAAGGAAGCAAGCCTGTGAACATTAAACTCTCTGAAGTACTAGTGAATGATCAATGGTGGTGGGGAGGCTGGGATAGCCTAATGCCTGAATATATAATGGAAACCATTGACTCTATGAAGCTCAAACTGAGACCTGCTGAACCGTGTGTCTCAGTTTGGACTGTTGATGAGAAAGGTACCTTCTCTGTGGCTTCAGCTGTGCACTTATTTAGAAGGAAAAAGCAAAATTCACGGATTGATTCAAAGACTTGGCAGAAACAAGTGCCATTCAAAATGAGTTTTATTGTTTGGAGGGCCTTGAGGGATAAAATCCCATCTGGTGCAAGAATTCTCAGGATGGAGTTCTCTATttattctagttgttgttgttgtagaattCCTGACCTTGAAACAATAGATCACCTCTTTTGTTCTGGAGCTTATGCTCAAGAAGTATGGAGAATTATATGTGGCCCTAGAG GCGGTGAATACTCAATTCCATATGTTCAGAATCAAGCCGAAATGGAACAACATCTCTCAATTATTCCATACAACTGTCTATTTCAAGAAGACTATCATAACCAAGCGGAACAATCCCCCCGAACTGTTGTTAAGCTTAATTCCGATGGAAGTTGTAGGAATGGCTATTGTGGGGGAGGAGTAGTAGTAAGAGACAGTATGGGGTGTTTGATCTATGCGTACATACTAAACTTAGGTCCTGGAACTAGTAACTGGGCAGAAGCAATGTTCTTGTTATTTGGCATCAAGTGGTGTATTAAGAGTGGTTTCAACAATATCTTGGCAGAAAGTAATTCCAAACTCTTGGTGGATTGGGTTAATGGAAGCAATTGCACACCATGGAGAGTAGCATATCAAGTTAATGAGCTTAGAAGATTGAGGGGACATAAATTTCTTAATCTGAATCATTGTTTCAGGGAAAGCAATCAAGTTGCTGATAAACTGGCATCTTTGAGCCATGATTCATTACAAACTCAAGTGTTCTTGTCGTTTGTTGATTTACCAACACAAGTAAGAGGTATTATGAACATGGATAGGTGGAAATTACCTACAATTCGAATTGCTGATAAAAGAATAGCAGAGATTCCCTTCGAGCCCCCTTGA